Sequence from the Rhodococcus pseudokoreensis genome:
GGGTTCTTCTTTCCGTCGCAGGAGGCGGCCCCTGTCCGAGGCGATCCGGTCCGCGTTCGACCTGGAATGACCACTCCCGTGGTGGGACCGCTGGCGCACAGGCAGGTTCCGGGCCACTGCCAGGAGGTGTGGTGGTGACCGAGGGTGAACGGTTCGCGCCCTGTTCGCAGCCGGTGGGGGTGATCGGGAGGCGATTCGCTCGTCGGGATGCATGCCAACCTGTCCGCACCGTATGCAAATCCGGTTCGGATGGTGCTCGACCGTAGCCTTCTGCCGTCGATGATCCTGCCGCCCCCGACGGGGTGGGGCACCCGCTAGTGTCGGGCCGGTGCCGGTTCATGACGTCGACGCGTTGCTCACCCATTTGGGGTCCTTGGACGAGGAGCGGCTTGCCGCGGTTCTGCGTCGGCGGCCGGGGGCGTTGTCGTTGCCGTGGCCCGCGGACCTGGCGGAGTTGGCGGTCCGCCTGGGCGGGCGGGAGTCGATCGCGGCCGCCTACATGCGGCTGCCGCGCCCGCACATCGAGGTGCTCGGCGCCCTCACCCTGGTCGAGCAGCTGGGGCTTCCGGTCACCGCCGCCGGGGTGTCGACGTGGCTGGGCAGCGACCCGGAGGTGGTCCAGCCATTCCTCGATGATCTGCATGAGCGCGCCCTGACGCTGGTCACCGGCGGCGGCGAGATCAGCACACCCGCCCAGTTCCCGCCGGTGGGGGTCGGTCTGGGCCCGCCGGTGCGGGTGCTGCTCGAGGAGACCGCCGTTGCGGTGCTGCGCGGGGTGGCCGCGGCACTGCAGCTGCGCGGTGACGGTGCCAGGACGGTGCTGGTCGATCGCCTCGCCGCCGTCTTCCGCGACCCTGCCGCGGTGCGCACCCTCGTCGACGGCGCGCCGCCGCGGGAGCGGGAGCTGCTGATCGCCTGCGCCGAGCAGGATGCCGCACTCGAATACTTCCCGCCACACTTCGGGTCGCACCGAGCGGGCGGGCGAGAGCAACCCGGGGACTGGGCGGTCGCGCGCGGCGTGCTGTGGCCGAGTTACGACGGCGCCGCGTATATGCCGTTGGAGGTGTCGCTGGCGCTGCGCGGGACGGGGTGGCGGCTGCCGTTCCATCCGGAACCGCCGCTGCTCGCGGATCATCCGGTGCCGGCCGAGCACGTGGACGCCGAGGCCGCCGCGCGTCTGCTGCGGATGATCGAGCGGGTCACCGAGCTGGTGGATACGGCGGCGACAGACCCGATTCCGTTGATCAAGTCGGGTGCGGTGGGCGTGCGGACGCTGCGCACCGTCGCGAAGACCTGGGACGTCGAGGTCGACGAGGTGCGGCTCGCCGTGGAGCTGGCCCGGTCGACCGGGGTGCTCGCCCCGGCACCACCCCCGCCGCCGGCGAAGGGTCGGGGACGCACGCGCCCGCCGCCGCCCTCGCCCGGCCTGATCCCCGGCCTGGCGGCGCCGGGGTGGCGAGCCGCCGACGCCGCGACCCGGGGACGCGTCCTGATCGAGAGCTGGTGGCGGTCGGACCGTTCGGTGCTGATGGAGGCGGGTATGGGCGCCGAGCTGGGCGAGAGCGCCGTGTATCGGCACCTGCGTCACGAACTGATCGACGTGTACGCCACGGTGGTGACGCCCGGGCGGGGTGTGGCGGACATCGAGGAACTGGCCGGTCTGCTGGGGTGGCGGGCACCGCTGATCGGGGAGGACATTATCGGCGACGCGCTGACCGCGGCGGCCGGTGAGGGCGAGCTGCTCGGTCTGCTGGCGCTGGGCGCCGCCACCGCGCTGGGCCGCGCCCTGCCCGCCGGCACCCTCACCTCGGTCATGGCGGAGCTGTTGTCCGGCGCCCACACGTCCGCGGTGATCGGTGCCGATCTCACCGCGGTGGTCCTCGGCCCGCCGGCGACCGACCTGTCGCGCCTGCTGGACAGCGTCGCCGACCGGGAGTCCTCCGGGGCGGCCACGACGTGGCGGTTCACCCCCGCCAGCATCCGGGCCGCGTTCGATCGGGGGAGCACCGCCCCGGATCTGATCGGGGAGCTGGCGTCGATCGCGGCGGCGGGCCTGCCGCAGGCGTTGGAGTACCTGATCGGCGATGTGGCCCGCACCCACGGGCAGCTGGGGGTGATCGAACTCGGGTGCGCGGTCGTCGCCGACGACCCGACGCTGCTGCGCGAGCTGGTCGGCAACCGGAAACTCGGCAGGCTGGGACTGGCCACCCTGGCGCCGACGGTGCTGGCCTCCCGCACCGGACCCGACACCATGCTGTCCGCGCTGCGCGCGGCCGGCTATGCGCCGGTGGTGCGTGAGGTGGACGGCAGTGTGCTGATCTCGGCGCCGCCGAACACCGACCCCGCCGACCTCGACCGCCCCGACCTCGACGCCATCGGGGTCCCCGCCGCCGATCCCGACCGGCATGCCCGCCACCTCACCGCCACCGCCACCGCCGCACCGTCCGAACCCGCCGGACAGTTCCCGTCCTTCGCCGCACTGCGCGGGCGCGGCCAGCCCGAGGCGATCTGGGAACTGGTGGCCGGTCAGCCCGCACACCTCACCCACGACGGCCGCACGCACCTGGTCCACAGCGCCAGGCTGCACGGGAACACACTGACCGCCTGGAGCACCACGACGCAGCGGTACGAGGACTTCCCGGTGGCGCACCTCGCGATTTCCGGACACCCCGCCGCCGCGCGCTGAGCGGACCCCTTTTCGTCGAAGAAGCCAGGGCCGCCCCACACAGCCCACGGACAACACAAATGATGAACGCGCACGGCCAACCGGGTTCGTCGATGGGGCGTTCGCACCGGATTTTCCCACCCGTACCCGCTGCCGCGCCGCCCCCCGAATGCCAGCACGGAGGGGTTTCGGCCAAACCGGGGTGTCCTCCTCGCCCGAGTCGGTGGCGGCAGGTAGACAGGGAAGGGCATGGTCGGCCCCCGGGAGTCCGGGCCGGTGGCGGGGATGAAGTGAGGTGCTGCGTTGACCGAGAGTGATCGGCCGTTGTTGATGGTGGATCGGACCGAGGCTCTCGACCGCGATGACGCGTTCGCGGTCACCGAGGTCGCCGACGGTGCCCGGTGGCGGCTGGAGGTGCACATCGCCGGGGTCGCGGACGTGGTGGCCCTCGGCTCGGATGCCGATGCGACCGCGTTCCTGCGCCGCGAATCGAGGTACCTGGCGACCCGGACGGTGCCGATGCTCGGCCGCGGCACCGAGCGGGCGGCGACCCTGACCCCGGAGGCGGACCGCTCCACGCTTCGGGTGTCCGCGGACCTGTCCGCGGACGGCACGATCTCCGACGTGGTGGTGGACCGCGGGTGGGTGCCGGCGGGCCGCTGCGTGCCGGCCGATCACGCCGAGATCGCCCGCATCCTCGCCGCCGAGACGGATCCGCTGCACGAGGCGGTGCGGGCGGCGCACCGGGCCGCCCAGGTGCTGCTGGCCGCCCGGCGCAGCTCCGGTGCCTTCGCGCTCTACGACCTCACCCACGGTTGGGTCAGCACCGAGGAGGGCGGCCTGGCCGCGATACCGCCGGCGCAGCGCACCGTCGGGTACGTGATCGTGCAGGAGCTGATGATCGCCGCCAACGAGGCGATCGCCCTGTGGTGTGCGGGGGAGGACCTTCCGATCCTGTTCCGGAACCACCGCAGCGCGCTGACCGCGGGCAGCACGGAGGACCTCGCGGCGGAGGTGGCGGTGGCGATGACCGACCCGGTACTGCTCGACAAGCTCCGCTCCCGGCTGCAATCGAGCTATCGTGCTGCCATCTACGCCCCGACGGTGCACGGCCATCACGGGCTTCGGTTGGCGGCGTACACGCACGCCACCTCGCCGCTGCGCAGGG
This genomic interval carries:
- a CDS encoding helicase-associated domain-containing protein, which produces MPVHDVDALLTHLGSLDEERLAAVLRRRPGALSLPWPADLAELAVRLGGRESIAAAYMRLPRPHIEVLGALTLVEQLGLPVTAAGVSTWLGSDPEVVQPFLDDLHERALTLVTGGGEISTPAQFPPVGVGLGPPVRVLLEETAVAVLRGVAAALQLRGDGARTVLVDRLAAVFRDPAAVRTLVDGAPPRERELLIACAEQDAALEYFPPHFGSHRAGGREQPGDWAVARGVLWPSYDGAAYMPLEVSLALRGTGWRLPFHPEPPLLADHPVPAEHVDAEAAARLLRMIERVTELVDTAATDPIPLIKSGAVGVRTLRTVAKTWDVEVDEVRLAVELARSTGVLAPAPPPPPAKGRGRTRPPPPSPGLIPGLAAPGWRAADAATRGRVLIESWWRSDRSVLMEAGMGAELGESAVYRHLRHELIDVYATVVTPGRGVADIEELAGLLGWRAPLIGEDIIGDALTAAAGEGELLGLLALGAATALGRALPAGTLTSVMAELLSGAHTSAVIGADLTAVVLGPPATDLSRLLDSVADRESSGAATTWRFTPASIRAAFDRGSTAPDLIGELASIAAAGLPQALEYLIGDVARTHGQLGVIELGCAVVADDPTLLRELVGNRKLGRLGLATLAPTVLASRTGPDTMLSALRAAGYAPVVREVDGSVLISAPPNTDPADLDRPDLDAIGVPAADPDRHARHLTATATAAPSEPAGQFPSFAALRGRGQPEAIWELVAGQPAHLTHDGRTHLVHSARLHGNTLTAWSTTTQRYEDFPVAHLAISGHPAAAR